The following proteins come from a genomic window of Aspergillus oryzae RIB40 DNA, chromosome 4:
- a CDS encoding uncharacterized protein (permeases of the major facilitator superfamily) produces MSDRGSAGEVAESAKAARFWLLMFNLAAVLILSSVDMNIVVTAVPSITTYFHTVADVGWYSSAFRLSQCSFQFVFGKAYQLFSIKRVFLFANAISIAGSLLCGAATTSTMLIVGRTVAGLGSAGLLSGCFVILVQSTPLRRRPIFTGIMGAVEGLATLSAPLLGGAIVQSIGWRWCFYISAPLGAVALVLTMCCFSDLPKSSDISRLAIREKILQLYLVSNLLFIPAITALFLAIPWAGTKYSWGSGLVIGFIIAFARRSVIAGCIFIICGNSTDSVLEYYLPTYYQIVRGYTHTQSGYMMLSIIYRRFAELIIYTAFSGLAYGIDFSGPQNAVQTVLPVEDVPLDTSIMLFAQSFGPAVAIAIAQVLFVNQLSTNLNGLVRENLVAIDKSLIQTWYLVVALACGTMIGSLRIEWRSVKSRRD; encoded by the exons ATGTCCGACCGTGGCAGCGCGGGTGAAGTAGCCGAGTCTGCAAAAGCCGCGAGATTCTGGCTCCTCATGTTCAACCTGGCCGCTGTCCTGATATTGTCCAGCGTAGACATGAACATCGTCGTTACGGCAGTTCCTAGCATTACAACCTATTTTCACACAGTGGCAGATGTCGGGTGGTATTCTTCTGCATTCAGGCTCAGCCAATGCTCCTTCCAGTTTGTGTTTGGCAAGGCCTACCAGCTCTTCTCTATCAAACGCGTCTTTTTGTTTGCCAATGCTATCTCGATAGCAGGTTCGTTGCTCTGTGGGGCGGCCACTACATCAACCATGCTCATCGTTGGGAGGACTGTTGCTGGACTAGGATCAGCTGGTCTTCTTTCAGGGTGCTTCGTTATCCTCGTGCAATCCACACCTTTGCGCAGACGACCAATATTCACCGGCATTATGGGTGCCGTCGAAGGCCTGGCGACACTATCTGCACCACTTCTTGGTGGAGCGATTGTGCAGTCAATTGGCTGGCGATGGTGCTTTTACATCAGCGCACCTCTTGGTGCTGTTGCGCTGGTGTTGACAATGTGTTGTTTCTCAGATTTGCCGAAGTCTAGCGACATTTCGCGCCTGGCAATTAGGGAGAAAATCTTGCAACTATACTTGGTTAGCAATCTGCTGTTCATACCGGCGATCACGGCCCTGTTCCTTGCCATTCCGTGGGCCGGTACGAAGTATTCCTGGGGTAGTGGCTTAGTGATAGGCTTCATTATTGCCTTCGCT CGCCGTAGCGTGATCGCTGGATGTATATTCATTATATGCGGCAATAGTACTGACAGTGTACTTGAGTATTATCTGCCTACTTACTATCAGATTGTACGTGGATATACTCACACCCAGAGCGGCTACATGATGCTTTCTATTATATATCGCCG CTTCGCGGAGTTAATTATATACACTGCGTTCTCGGGCCTTGCATATGGCATCGACTTCTCCGGACCACAGAACGCTGTCCAAACAGTGTTACCTGTGGAGGACGTGCCGCTTGATACATCCATTATGCTTTTCGCCCAGTCTTTCGGTCCAGCTGTTGCGATTGCAATTGCACAGGTCCTCTTCGTCAATCAGCTGTCAACTAATCTCAATGGTCTCGT ACGCGAGAATCTCGTGGCAATTGATAAAAGCCTTATACAGACATGGTACTTGGTAGTTGCACTCGCATGTGGCACGATGATTGGGAGCTTGAGGATAGAATGGCGCTCCGTGAAGTCGAGACGCGACTAG
- a CDS encoding M20 family metallopeptidase (metal-dependent amidase/aminoacylase/carboxypeptidase) codes for MASISETISKHEERLWQVNQEIHSNPELAFEEVHAHDTLCDLLESLGYTVTRHAYGLKTSFEAEVGTGGGLIVYNAEFDALPEIGHACGHNLIATSSLAAFLATAEAIKANQIEGRVRLLGTPAEEGGGGKIELIKAGAYKGVDACLMGHPGPGMEKDGVVAPRVMARRGATVTFHGVSAHAGNAPWLGHNALDAAVAAYSNIAMLRQQVAPNQRMHAIISKGGDKPNVIPHLTELQFFARAETDAELQETARRVTACCEGAATAAGCTVEFEWKSLLAIANVVGPRLENYKELQCNNILIDTFYKHSQEQKQYYMKALPAVSGASTDQGNVSYELPSLHPGFLIEVESPKIGPHHPGFEKSAGTRQAFESSLRFASIMAATGLEVLQNPELRSRLWAEHRERFGKAE; via the exons ATGGCTTCAATATCGGAAACTATAAGCAAACACGAGGAGCGTCTCTGGCAAGTTAACCAGGAA ATTCACTCCAATCCAGAGCTTGCATTTGAAGAGGTTCACGCCCATGACACCCTATGCGACCTGCTCGAGTCGCTGGGATACACCGTCACGCGTCATGCTTATGGACTCAAGACCTCATTCGAAGCCGAGGTCGGGACCGGAGGAGGTTTGATTGTCTATAACGCCGAGTTCGATGCCTTGCCCGAAATTGGTCACGCCTGTGGGCACAATTTAATCGCCACCTCGTCCCTTGCAGCTTTCCTAGCCACTGCAGAGGCAATCAAGGCTAACCAGATTGAGGGCCGTGTACGCCTTCTCGGCACTCCTGCAGAAGAGGGCGGCGGCGGTAAGATTGAGCTTATCAAGGCTGGTGCCTACAAGGGAGTCGATGCCTGCCTCATGGGTCACCCTGGGCCTGGCATGGAAAAGGATGGCGTGGTTGCTCCTCGCGTTATGGCTCGTCGCGGAGCCACTGTGACCTTCCATGGTGTTAGCGCTCACGCCGGCAATGCCCCTTGGCTGGGCCACAATGCATTGGATGCCGCGGTAGCTGCTTATAGTAACATCGCCATGCTTCGACAACAAGTTGCGCCTAATCAGCGTATGCACGCAATCATCTCCAAGGGAGGTGACAAGCCCAATGTGATTCCTCATCTCACAGAGCTCCAATTCTTTGCCCGCGCGGAGACAGACGCAGAATTGCAAGAAACCGCCAGGAGGGTTACTGCCTGCTGTGAAGGGGCTGCGACAGCCGCTGGGTGCACGGTTGAGTTTGAATG GAAGTCTCTATTAGCTATCGCTAACGTGGTTGGACCTAGGCTTGAAAACTACAAAGAATTGCAATGCAATAATATCCTTATTGACACCTTCTATAAACATTCACAGGAGCAAAAGCAGTATTACATGAAAGCATTGCCTGCAGTCAGTGGCGCGTCAACGGATCAAG GCAATGTCAGTTATGAGCTACCAAGCCTACATCCTGGGTTCCTCATCGAGGTAGAATCACCGAAGATCGGACCCCATCATCCTGGATTTGAAAAATCAGCCGGAACACGACAGGCATTTGAATCGTCCTTGCGGTTCGCTTCCATCATGGCTGCGACAGGCCTTGAGGTTTTGCAGAATCCAGAGCTCCGGAGTCGATTGTGGGCAGAACATAGAGAGAGATTTGGCAAGGCTGAGTAG
- a CDS encoding uncharacterized protein (predicted protein): MLLAGCTMIALIGNIIVYACESTGVRLFGLYLFVAYAAGIPMTLSMVSSNVAGFTKKATVSAMMFIAYCTGNIVGPFLFFEREAPGYKYWGYHGGWKTHGEIGYMGQRLLHLRIVLKSPLKGLLWRGRI, from the exons ATGCTACTGGCCGGCTGCACAATGATTGC TCTCATTGGAAACATTATCGTCTACGCCTGTGAAAGCACAGGAGTCCGCCTCTTCGGTCTCTACCTCTTTGTTGCCTACGCGGCAGGTATCCCGATGACTCTCTCCATGGTCTCGTCAAATGTTGCTGGCTTTACCAAAAAGGCGACCGTCAGTGCAATGATGTTCATCGCCTACTGCACAGGGAATATCGTCGGTCCATTCCTGTTTTTCGAGCGTGAAGCTCCAGGTTACAAG TACTGGGGCTATCATGGCGGATGGAAAACTCACGGAGAGATCGGGTATATGGGCCAGCGACTCTTGCACCTACGAATAGTCCTAAAGAGCCCGCTCAAGGGATTGCTGTGGCGAGGGAGGATCTGA
- a CDS encoding Zn(II)2Cys6 transcription factor (predicted protein), protein MSNMSVSLAPNGLQQLAHKTLDYHRARRVKCDETPGACKQCISTGRNCDGYDLPRLPVGMKRQRQDLAWSGPSMRILLDLPGTNPDERRCFNIFQTYTVPMMVSWFDSDVWQQIVLRMSQAEPAIYHAVVALSAIHEDSEKAGLPPGAMDIRNTYHRFALAQYSKAASMLCRRLVSNDPQVRAVALMCCIMFICFDLCRGNYKAAFTHLQNGVQILEGQITKANRRHTSPQSIDSGSPTESALTRVLLHLDVQSAHFGDSGPLLHLHPVVLGVGSRDNLSLNSLREVKQRLDPIMNNILRFRRSCEPYVRGEISGPFLFDIAEASAEQRRIQAHLDDHIRAFEDYVLRQAPYLVNSKDARSIDLMRLQNEALTNILETSLVTSEMVYDDYLPVYKKITRRAEKIITSFQSDYGTHRPCIVMDMGVIPSLLWVCLKCRDFPTRHRAVKLLERWPHREGAYDSHLLVQIVKDHMVLEQPIAGDGATANVPEYARIDSVMRVNTSGEE, encoded by the coding sequence ATGTCAAACATGTCGGTAAGTCTAGCACCCAACGGACTGCAGCAACTCGCTCATAAAACCCTGGATTACCACAGAGCCCGACGGGTGAAATGCGACGAGACACCGGGCGCATGTAAACAGTGCATCTCCACTGGGCGCAATTGCGATGGATACGACCTGCCTCGCTTACCGGTTGGCATGAAGAGACAGAGGCAGGATCTAGCTTGGTCGGGGCCGTCTATGCGAATCCTCCTGGATCTCCCCGGTACCAATCCCGATGAACGGCGGtgtttcaatatcttccagacgTACACGGTGCCTATGATGGTGAGCTGGTTCGATTCCGATGTCTGGCAACAGATCGTGCTCCGGATGAGTCAAGCAGAGCCGGCGATTTATCATGCCGTCGTCGCACTGAGTGCCATTCACGAAGATTCGGAAAAGGCAGGCTTACCCCCAGGTGCCATGGATATAAGGAACACCTACCACAGGTTTGCGCTGGCGCAATACAGCAAAGCGGCTTCGATGCTGTGTAGACGGCTAGTGTCTAACGATCCACAAGTGCGAGCAGTGGCGTTGATGTGCTGCATCATGTTCATCTGTTTTGACCTTTGTCGAGGGAACTACAAGGCGGCGTTTACACATTTACAGAACGGAGTACAGATCCTAGAGGGCCAAATAACCAAGGCGAACCGACGTCATACATCCCCCCAAAGCATCGACTCCGGGTCTCCGACAGAATCTGCTCTGACAAGGGTATTACTGCATCTAGATGTGCAGTCAGCCCACTTTGGCGACTCCGGTCCCCTGCTGCATCTCCACCCCGTGGTACTGGGAGTGGGAAGCCGTGACAACCTCTCGCTGAATAGCCTCAGAGAAGTAAAACAGAGGCTTGATCCGATCATGAACAATATCCTTCGTTTTCGCAGGTCCTGTGAGCCATATGTGCGCGGGGAGATAAGCGGTCCGTTTCTGTTCGATATCGCCGAGGCATCAGCTGAACAACGCAGAATCCAGGCGCACTTGGATGACCACATTCGGGCCTTTGAAGACTATGTCTTACGTCAAGCGCCATATCTAGTCAACTCCAAGGACGCGCGTAGCATTGACTTGATGCGATTGCAAAATGAGGCCCTGACCAATATCCTGGAAACCAGCCTTGTGACATCGGAGATGGTCTATGATGATTACCTCCCTGTATACAAGAAGATCACCAGACGTGCTGAGAAGATCATCACCAGCTTTCAGTCCGACTATGGCACTCATCGCCCGTGTATTGTCATGGATATGGGTGTTATCCCGTCCCTGCTTTGGGTGTGCCTCAAATGCAGGGACTTTCCGACAAGACATCGGGCCGTGAAACTTCTCGAGAGATGGCCCCATCGTGAAGGAGCCTACGATTCCCATCTTTTGGTCCAAATCGTGAAGGACCATATGGTCCTCGAACAACCAATCGCCGGTGACGGAGCCACGGCAAATGTCCCGGAGTACGCACGAATCGATAGCGTAATGAGGGTGAACACATCCGGGGAAGAATGA
- a CDS encoding class I SAM-dependent methyltransferase (predicted protein), producing MANRDEEILVDSGDDYDSHYVATDSEVTSMRSSIVDYVYENGRRYHAYHAGSYWGSNDEKAIDAMEICHHLYGLLLHGRLHLAPIKNPLRVLDVGTGTGSWATDFADLHPGATVIGTDLSPIQPSFVPPNVYFEIDDCCDEWVYKSPFDFIHVRGLYGCVADWGKFYQQALKNLHPGGYLEQAEMSVTPVSDDGSTAGTIYEIWGQKSLEAGDQFGKTLRIVDESKQRMIDAGFVNVSEHRYKLPIGPWPKDPHLKTLGRFFRIVMEESLEMWAMMLWTKILGWSREEVEVIFARMRDALNNPSIHAYLEISVVYGQKPEI from the exons ATGGCGAACAGGGATGAGGAGATACTCGTCGACTCCGGCGATGATTACGACTCCCATTATGTAGCGACGGACTCCGAGGTAACATCGATGCGCAGCAGTATCGTCGACTATGTCTACGAAAACGGCCGACGCTACCACGCGTATCATGCGGGATCGTATTGGGGATCCAACGACGAGAAGGCAATTGACGCGATGGAGATCTGTCATCACCTCTACGGCTTGTTGTTGCATGGCCGATTGCACCTCGCCCCGATCAAGAATCCGCTGCGAGTCCTTGATGTCGGAACAGGAACTGGCTCCTGGGCCACTGACTTTGCCGATCTGCACCCTGGAGCAACTGTTATTGGAACGGATCTCTCGCCAATTCAGCCTAGCTTTGTCCCTCCTAATGTGTATTTTGAGATTGACGACTGCTGTGACGAATGGGTATACAAAAGCCCATTTGACTTTATTCATGTTCGTGGGCTATATGGGTGTGTGGCGGACTGGGGAAAATTTTATCAGCAGGCTCTGAA GAACCTTCATCCCGGTGGATATTTGGAACAGGCCGAGATGAGTGTGACCCCGGTCTCGGACGACGGAAGCACCGCAGGCACGATATATGAAATCTGGGGCCAGAAAAGTCTCGAAGCGGGAGATCAATTCGGCAAGACATTACGTATCGTCGACGAGTCTAAGCAGCGGATGATTGATGCTGGGTTTGTGAACGTTTCTGAACACCGGTACAAACTACCCATCGGCCCCTGGCCAAAAGACCCGCATCTTAAGACTCTAGGACGGTTCTTTCGCATCGTCATGGAGGAAAGTCTGGAGATGTGGGCTATGATGCTCTGGACCAAGATCCTTGGA TGGTCGAgagaggaggttgaggtgATCTTTGCGAGAATGCGTGATGCACTAAATAATCCGAGTATCCACGCATACCTCGAGATATCGGTGGTTTACGGGCAGAAGCCAGAGATCTAG